A stretch of Gemmatimonas aurantiaca T-27 DNA encodes these proteins:
- a CDS encoding sigma-54-dependent transcriptional regulator, with amino-acid sequence MPSVLIVDDEPNIRRMVGALLSSEGYDVRDASDGSTGLALAETSEPDVALIDLMMPGDLDGLGLLEKLRERRPDMPVVMMSGRAALTDAVRATRLGAFTFLEKPLTPEGVLLALASAFELRQARRAAAALREDLGISGEMIGDSPAMRDVRALLARVGPTDARVLITGESGTGKELAAAALHVSSARRDRPFVRVNCAAIPRDLVESEMFGHERGAFTGATERRIGRFELAHTGTLFLDEVGDLGAEAQAKLLRAIEAREIERVGGGKPIKVDVRILAATNKDLTRAVADGSFREDLFFRLNVIPIHLPPLRDRPGDLPALVRHFSARHRTRTGRPLVQWHESALGALSAYRWPGNIRELANVVERLAILHAGSEVTRTEVRQVLPETAALPGATSAVPSGTEAGTEVDTPDPASAAHMPLSDALDAYERRLISAALAQSDGNVAEAARRLQTDRPNLYRRMRRLGLASAPE; translated from the coding sequence GTGCCCAGCGTCCTGATCGTCGACGACGAACCCAATATCCGGCGTATGGTCGGAGCGTTGCTGAGCTCCGAAGGCTACGACGTGCGTGATGCCTCCGACGGCTCCACGGGTCTCGCGCTTGCCGAGACCTCGGAGCCGGACGTGGCGCTGATCGACCTGATGATGCCGGGCGATCTGGACGGGCTGGGCTTGCTGGAAAAGCTGCGCGAGCGACGCCCGGACATGCCGGTGGTCATGATGAGCGGGCGGGCGGCGCTCACCGACGCGGTGCGTGCCACCCGACTGGGGGCATTCACATTCCTCGAAAAGCCGCTCACGCCTGAGGGCGTGCTGCTCGCACTGGCTTCGGCGTTCGAGTTGCGTCAGGCGCGACGGGCCGCAGCCGCCCTGCGCGAAGATCTGGGCATCTCCGGCGAGATGATCGGCGACTCGCCCGCGATGCGCGACGTGCGGGCGCTGCTCGCGCGTGTTGGCCCCACCGATGCCCGCGTGCTGATCACCGGCGAGTCCGGCACCGGCAAGGAACTCGCGGCGGCAGCCTTGCATGTCTCGAGCGCCCGTCGGGATCGGCCGTTTGTGCGCGTCAATTGTGCGGCTATTCCGCGCGATCTCGTGGAGAGCGAGATGTTCGGGCACGAGCGGGGCGCGTTCACCGGGGCCACTGAGCGCCGCATTGGTCGGTTCGAGCTGGCCCATACGGGCACCCTGTTTCTCGACGAGGTCGGTGATCTCGGGGCCGAAGCCCAGGCCAAGCTGCTGCGAGCGATCGAGGCGCGTGAGATCGAACGTGTGGGTGGTGGAAAGCCGATCAAGGTGGATGTGCGCATCCTGGCAGCCACCAACAAGGATCTGACACGTGCCGTGGCCGACGGCAGCTTCCGAGAGGATCTGTTCTTCCGTCTGAACGTGATCCCCATTCACTTGCCGCCGCTGCGTGACCGGCCGGGCGACCTGCCGGCACTGGTGCGTCACTTCTCGGCACGTCATCGCACCCGCACCGGTCGGCCGCTGGTGCAGTGGCACGAAAGTGCGCTCGGGGCGCTCAGCGCTTACCGGTGGCCCGGCAATATCCGCGAACTGGCCAACGTCGTGGAACGGTTGGCCATTCTGCACGCCGGCTCCGAGGTCACCCGCACCGAAGTGCGTCAGGTGCTGCCCGAAACAGCGGCGCTGCCCGGCGCCACGTCGGCCGTGCCCTCGGGTACCGAGGCGGGAACGGAGGTGGACACGCCGGATCCAGCATCGGCAGCGCACATGCCCCTCAGTGATGCCCTCGATGCCTATGAACGACGGCTGATCTCGGCGGCACTGGCGCAAAGTGATGGGAATGTGGCCGAAGCCGCGCGACGACTGCAAACGGACCGCCCCAACTTGTATCGTCGGATGCGACGGCTCGGGTTGGCATCAGCCCCCGAGTAG
- a CDS encoding HNH endonuclease: protein MIAGCLALNASYEPLTMVPLRRALRLVIDGKAEIVEAERGVPVRSEKRAFPRPAVIRLTRFVHVPRRFRRQVTNTFLFARDDYQCQYCGRRSNELKTRESLTRDHLIPMSRGGTNEWSNVVTACSSCNTRKANRLPAEIGMVPLHVPTEPHFVHLSWAVRRLTPIQAQYIRTFYGEDTLRELQKIEHGTPVRAAH, encoded by the coding sequence GTGATCGCCGGATGTCTCGCACTGAATGCGTCGTACGAACCACTGACGATGGTCCCGCTGCGGCGGGCCCTGCGTCTCGTCATCGACGGGAAAGCGGAAATCGTCGAAGCCGAGCGTGGAGTGCCGGTGCGGTCGGAGAAGCGGGCGTTCCCGCGCCCCGCCGTGATCCGACTCACCCGCTTCGTGCATGTGCCACGTCGCTTCCGCCGTCAGGTCACCAATACGTTTCTGTTCGCGCGTGATGACTACCAGTGTCAGTACTGTGGTCGTCGCTCGAATGAACTGAAGACGCGCGAATCCCTGACGCGTGATCATCTCATTCCGATGTCGCGCGGTGGCACCAACGAATGGTCGAACGTGGTCACCGCCTGCAGCTCCTGCAACACCCGCAAGGCGAATCGCCTGCCGGCGGAAATCGGCATGGTGCCCCTGCACGTGCCGACCGAGCCGCACTTTGTGCACCTGTCGTGGGCGGTGCGACGCCTGACCCCGATCCAGGCGCAGTACATCCGCACGTTTTATGGTGAGGACACGCTGCGGGAACTGCAGAAGATCGAACACGGAACCCCGGTGCGCGCGGCGCATTGA
- a CDS encoding amidohydrolase family protein → MLPISAAPIRNGGVLVEQGIIRWVGAVREMPPQITDAVPVEALGAAVLMPGLVNAHTHLELTTLRGFLEGFDFRDWLRTLTEVRRDLLTMDDLVDASRVGIAEALRHGITTMADTTDSAAPLQAMHELGVRGIGYVEVFGPDPAQCATSIARLQERVLTLRAQDTSLVQVGVSPHAPYTVSAALFAATATLAREQALPMAVHIAESAAETAFVRDGAGAFAERLQARGIAVAPQARSPIALLDACGVLACRPLLIHAIRVDDEDLARVADRGARIVHCPISNAKLGHGIAPLDRMLAHGVAVGLGSDSVASNDRMHLLDEARQATLWHAVRSGVPDSLDAHTALRLATQGGADALGLGDVIGTLDTGKAADLVAFPLDVALVGPVFDPAVTLVHVLAGRAEASFVSVAGAVLVRNGSVTVGAASLIDGSMTRLVAAASRLEQWRHRGPA, encoded by the coding sequence GTGCTGCCGATCTCCGCGGCACCCATCCGGAACGGTGGTGTGCTGGTGGAGCAGGGCATCATTCGCTGGGTTGGCGCCGTGCGGGAGATGCCTCCCCAAATCACGGATGCGGTGCCGGTCGAGGCCCTTGGGGCGGCCGTGCTCATGCCTGGCCTGGTCAATGCGCACACCCACCTCGAGCTCACCACACTCCGTGGGTTTCTCGAAGGGTTCGATTTTCGCGATTGGCTGCGCACGCTCACGGAGGTGCGCCGCGATCTGCTGACGATGGACGATCTCGTCGACGCCTCGCGGGTGGGCATCGCCGAAGCCCTTCGGCATGGCATCACCACGATGGCCGACACCACGGACTCGGCGGCGCCGCTACAGGCCATGCACGAACTGGGCGTGCGTGGTATCGGCTACGTGGAGGTGTTTGGTCCCGATCCCGCGCAGTGTGCGACATCGATTGCGCGCCTGCAGGAACGGGTACTGACGCTGCGCGCGCAGGATACATCGCTGGTGCAGGTCGGTGTGTCACCGCATGCGCCGTACACCGTGAGCGCCGCGCTCTTTGCGGCCACGGCGACGTTGGCCCGTGAGCAGGCCTTGCCGATGGCGGTGCACATCGCGGAGAGCGCAGCAGAAACCGCGTTCGTGCGTGACGGCGCGGGGGCCTTTGCCGAGCGATTGCAGGCGCGTGGCATTGCCGTGGCACCGCAGGCGCGCTCACCCATCGCGCTGCTCGATGCCTGCGGCGTATTGGCATGCCGGCCACTGCTCATTCACGCCATTCGCGTGGACGATGAAGATCTGGCGCGTGTGGCCGACCGTGGTGCGCGCATTGTGCATTGCCCGATCTCGAACGCCAAACTCGGTCACGGAATCGCGCCGCTCGATCGCATGCTCGCGCACGGCGTGGCGGTTGGTCTGGGTTCGGACTCGGTGGCCAGCAACGATCGCATGCATCTGCTCGACGAAGCGCGCCAGGCCACGCTGTGGCACGCGGTCCGTTCCGGCGTGCCCGATTCCCTCGATGCCCACACCGCGCTGCGTCTCGCCACCCAGGGTGGTGCGGATGCGTTGGGATTGGGAGACGTGATCGGAACGCTCGACACGGGAAAGGCCGCCGATCTCGTGGCGTTTCCGCTGGATGTGGCGCTGGTGGGGCCGGTCTTTGACCCGGCCGTCACGCTGGTCCACGTATTGGCAGGGCGTGCCGAGGCGTCGTTTGTCAGTGTGGCCGGCGCGGTGCTCGTCCGTAACGGATCGGTGACAGTGGGTGCCGCCTCACTGATCGACGGCAGTATGACACGACTGGTCGCAGCGGCATCGCGCCTCGAGCAGTGGCGGCATCGCGGTCCGGCGTGA
- a CDS encoding class I adenylate-forming enzyme family protein, protein MATSWSLAPLVEQRAQDTPERVLATNGARTWTYRQVDADASALAVSFTELGLGAGDRIAVHLPNGIEWIVATLAAAKLGAVVVPVSPQLSIHDLRYQLRHAEASAVVTIERWNGVDYLQRFEELLGDLPDLQYVVTVGEEDLWYDDRIFQFEDLISRGAGRPVPPRASDEDTRDLALMYTSGTMGKPKAMQLSHRAIVENAVRTAAVLVVQPDDRVLTLVSFSAIFGFSAMVGTMVSGATIVLQPSFDAPEALTLMATTQTTVLLGVPAQYHLLMRESAFDPARLRAIRTGLMAGSAVAEALVRKVRRWCDVLVAWGLTETGGAVTVTRLDDSEERRLHTVGVPMPGIEVMAMDLLSGQLHGPEAVGELAVRGSNIMGGYLRMPTETAKVLTPDGFFLTGDLGIIDEDGCVRILGRRQETISRGGLQLYPREIEDRLRAHPAVDDVCVIGVPHDVMGELVCACIVAVEGAVITGDEIKRFARDTMAADKVPDLVRFFDAFPMTGSGKVRRRELSRAIALSANALSATAL, encoded by the coding sequence ATGGCAACCTCGTGGTCCCTCGCCCCTCTCGTCGAACAGCGCGCCCAGGACACTCCTGAGCGTGTGTTGGCAACGAATGGAGCACGGACATGGACGTACCGACAGGTGGACGCTGACGCGTCCGCCCTGGCCGTGTCGTTCACGGAGTTGGGGTTGGGAGCCGGTGATCGCATCGCCGTGCATCTGCCCAACGGCATCGAGTGGATCGTGGCCACACTGGCCGCGGCCAAGCTCGGCGCGGTGGTGGTGCCGGTCAGCCCGCAGCTCAGCATTCACGACCTGCGCTATCAGCTCCGGCATGCCGAAGCGAGTGCCGTGGTCACCATCGAACGATGGAACGGCGTCGACTACCTGCAGCGCTTCGAGGAGCTGCTCGGCGACCTGCCCGACCTGCAGTACGTGGTCACGGTCGGGGAAGAGGATTTGTGGTACGACGATCGGATCTTTCAGTTCGAAGACCTGATCTCCCGTGGGGCCGGCCGACCGGTGCCGCCGCGTGCGTCCGATGAAGACACGCGGGATCTCGCGTTGATGTACACGTCGGGCACGATGGGCAAGCCCAAGGCGATGCAGCTTTCGCATCGCGCCATCGTGGAGAACGCCGTCCGTACGGCGGCCGTGCTGGTGGTCCAGCCGGACGACCGGGTGCTCACGCTGGTGTCGTTCAGTGCCATCTTCGGGTTCAGTGCGATGGTTGGCACGATGGTGAGCGGTGCGACGATCGTCTTGCAACCGTCGTTCGATGCACCGGAAGCCCTGACGCTCATGGCGACCACGCAGACCACGGTGCTGCTGGGTGTTCCGGCGCAGTACCACCTGCTCATGCGCGAAAGTGCGTTCGATCCAGCGCGGTTGCGCGCCATCCGCACCGGTCTGATGGCCGGCAGCGCAGTGGCGGAAGCGCTGGTGCGCAAAGTGCGTCGCTGGTGCGATGTGCTGGTGGCGTGGGGCCTCACGGAAACGGGTGGCGCGGTCACCGTGACCCGGCTCGATGACAGTGAGGAACGGCGGCTGCATACCGTTGGCGTCCCGATGCCTGGCATCGAGGTGATGGCGATGGACTTGTTGTCCGGACAGTTGCACGGACCCGAAGCGGTGGGCGAGCTCGCGGTGCGCGGCTCGAATATCATGGGCGGCTATCTCCGGATGCCGACCGAAACCGCCAAGGTGCTCACGCCCGACGGGTTCTTCCTCACCGGAGATCTCGGCATCATCGACGAAGACGGATGCGTGCGCATCCTGGGCCGTCGGCAGGAAACCATCTCGCGGGGCGGGTTGCAGCTCTACCCGCGCGAGATCGAGGATCGCCTTCGGGCGCATCCGGCAGTGGACGATGTCTGCGTGATCGGCGTGCCCCATGACGTCATGGGAGAGCTGGTCTGCGCGTGCATCGTTGCGGTGGAAGGGGCAGTCATCACGGGCGACGAGATCAAGCGTTTTGCCCGCGATACGATGGCTGCCGACAAAGTTCCCGATCTCGTCCGCTTCTTCGACGCGTTCCCGATGACCGGGAGCGGCAAGGTGCGTCGGCGAGAGCTCTCGCGCGCGATCGCGCTGAGTGCGAATGCCCTGAGCGCCACGGCGCTGTAG
- a CDS encoding penicillin-binding protein 1A: MSLSSMLTRRPWIGWVLVIGLFGGAIGVGVLAGAWAVICRSGRCPSIAALEQYVPRQTSKVYAADGRFITELGLERRTLVRLQDIPKHVRDAVVMTEDRRFYQHAGIDYFRIFGAALRNIRAGGYAQGFSTITMQLARNVFSDRISREKTLLRKVKEARVARAIEMRYSKDKILELYLNQVYLGNGAYGVETASQRYFGKSVRDVTVAEAAVLAGLLKGPERYNPRRFADRAIQRRNTVLELMRRGGAINDADASLAKAYPLQLAERSESGDIAPYFVEWVRQELEAHFGKRLYDEGLKVYTSLDVDMQTASERALENQLQAIEAGRHGAYKHLTYEAYLARSADGGERGAANAPYLQGAFVAIDPRSGAVRAMVGGRDFGDSKFNRAVQALRQPGSTFKPVVYATAIHEGFGPSQVVDDSPISLDQVSGETWTPQNYDLKFQGNVPLRRALYMSRNVPAIRTGMAVGTDAVISMARRFGISTPIPPYPSIFIGSADVYPVQMIGAYSVFANLGLHTTPHAILKVENAEGKVIWKPTPNREAVLSPEEAWLMVSMMKDVVVRGTAARIWSNGFRVPAGGKTGTTNDGADVWFIGYTADLVAGVWMGFDRPQKIKSNAQGGELAAPAWAAFMTEVYRRKPQPPDWPRPDGVVTREVDAATGRLANSSCLGAVVTEFFVQGYEPTQSCSDASGPTPMSADSARIRSMRDTTNPFRIPPQ; encoded by the coding sequence TCATCGATGTTGACGCGCCGCCCCTGGATCGGGTGGGTGCTGGTAATCGGGCTCTTTGGCGGAGCGATCGGGGTCGGCGTGCTGGCCGGCGCCTGGGCGGTTATTTGCCGCAGCGGTCGCTGCCCCTCCATTGCCGCGCTCGAGCAGTACGTCCCGCGCCAGACCTCCAAGGTCTACGCCGCCGACGGGCGTTTCATCACCGAACTTGGCCTCGAGCGCCGTACGTTGGTGCGCCTGCAGGACATCCCCAAGCACGTCCGGGATGCCGTGGTGATGACCGAGGACCGCCGGTTCTATCAGCACGCCGGCATCGACTACTTCCGTATCTTCGGCGCCGCGCTGCGCAACATTCGCGCCGGTGGCTACGCGCAGGGTTTTTCGACCATCACCATGCAGTTGGCCCGCAACGTGTTCTCCGACCGCATTTCGCGCGAGAAGACGCTGCTCCGGAAGGTGAAGGAAGCCCGCGTCGCCCGTGCCATCGAAATGCGCTACTCGAAGGACAAGATCCTCGAGCTGTACCTCAATCAGGTGTATCTGGGCAACGGCGCCTACGGCGTGGAGACTGCCTCGCAGCGTTACTTCGGTAAGTCGGTGCGCGATGTCACGGTTGCCGAAGCGGCGGTGTTGGCTGGTTTGCTGAAGGGGCCTGAACGCTACAACCCACGCCGGTTTGCCGATCGTGCCATCCAGCGTCGGAACACGGTGCTGGAACTGATGCGCCGCGGTGGCGCCATCAACGACGCCGACGCCTCACTGGCCAAGGCGTACCCGTTGCAGCTCGCCGAGCGCAGCGAGTCGGGAGATATCGCGCCGTACTTCGTGGAGTGGGTGCGCCAGGAACTCGAAGCGCATTTCGGCAAGCGTCTCTACGATGAAGGGCTCAAGGTCTACACGTCACTCGACGTGGACATGCAGACGGCCTCGGAGCGTGCCCTCGAGAACCAACTGCAGGCCATTGAGGCAGGTCGGCATGGCGCGTACAAGCACCTGACCTACGAAGCGTATCTCGCCCGTAGTGCCGATGGCGGCGAGCGGGGGGCAGCCAATGCGCCATACCTCCAGGGCGCGTTCGTGGCCATCGATCCGCGCAGTGGCGCCGTGCGCGCCATGGTGGGCGGACGTGACTTCGGTGACTCCAAGTTCAATCGTGCCGTGCAGGCGCTGCGGCAGCCCGGCTCCACCTTCAAGCCGGTGGTGTATGCCACGGCCATACACGAAGGATTTGGACCGTCGCAGGTCGTGGACGATTCGCCCATCTCGCTCGATCAGGTGAGCGGCGAGACGTGGACCCCGCAGAACTACGATCTCAAGTTCCAGGGCAATGTGCCGCTGCGTCGCGCCCTGTACATGTCGCGTAACGTGCCGGCCATTCGCACCGGCATGGCGGTGGGTACGGATGCGGTGATCTCGATGGCTCGGCGTTTCGGTATCAGCACACCCATCCCGCCGTATCCGTCCATCTTCATCGGCTCGGCGGACGTGTATCCGGTGCAGATGATCGGCGCCTACTCGGTGTTTGCCAATCTCGGATTGCACACCACGCCCCACGCCATCCTCAAGGTGGAGAATGCCGAAGGCAAGGTGATCTGGAAGCCCACGCCGAACCGCGAGGCGGTGCTGTCGCCGGAAGAAGCGTGGCTGATGGTGAGCATGATGAAGGACGTGGTGGTGCGTGGCACGGCGGCACGCATCTGGAGCAATGGGTTCCGTGTGCCAGCGGGCGGCAAGACCGGCACCACCAACGATGGCGCCGACGTCTGGTTCATCGGGTACACGGCCGATCTGGTGGCCGGTGTGTGGATGGGCTTCGATCGTCCGCAGAAGATCAAATCGAACGCGCAGGGTGGTGAACTGGCCGCTCCGGCATGGGCTGCATTCATGACCGAGGTGTATCGCCGCAAGCCGCAGCCGCCCGACTGGCCCCGCCCCGATGGTGTGGTCACGCGCGAGGTCGATGCGGCCACGGGTCGCCTGGCCAATAGCAGTTGCCTTGGTGCCGTGGTCACGGAGTTTTTCGTGCAGGGCTATGAGCCCACGCAAAGCTGCAGCGATGCCTCCGGCCCCACGCCGATGAGTGCCGACAGCGCGCGCATCCGCTCCATGCGAGACACGACGAATCCGTTTCGCATTCCGCCGCAGTAG
- a CDS encoding ATP-binding protein, with protein MNEMRKQTATKPDAEPSRTASRPGSAAESALDPLASREGVRGPGHAAPRDGTRAPFRTRLFAMLLLFALIPTVVVTLAWTGLAARTLSLLSARSAWERIAHSGEEALRAVDRAPLSPAQRQALERHEAELRESAQLARRFDFVAGRSMRLVLVGGLFVVVLVAIGASRVAGHLSRQLSRPLDELVGWTGLVRMGRPIPEQTDRRGAPEFEVLRSGMRTMAMELETGRRRALEAERAEAFRESARRFAHELKNPLTPIRFAVDRLRRQAPEELRDTVDVLAEEAARLETMARSFAQFGRLPDGPPAEIDVSELVTRVARAVVPERLTLDLSCGEELPLVVGFHESLVRAVTNILINAVDATPGAGTIQVAVYREPSMVAIRIGDSGTGMTPEVLQRIFEPYVTTKPGGTGLGLAIARQTIEAHRGTVVASSIVGHGTVMLVRLPIGTDTSGGPRSPMSNIGVGT; from the coding sequence ATGAACGAGATGCGGAAGCAGACCGCCACGAAACCGGACGCCGAGCCCTCGCGTACGGCATCCCGTCCGGGATCTGCTGCGGAATCCGCCCTCGATCCCCTCGCCTCGCGTGAGGGGGTGCGGGGGCCAGGTCACGCGGCGCCCCGAGACGGTACGCGTGCTCCTTTTCGTACGCGCCTGTTTGCGATGTTGTTGCTGTTCGCGCTGATCCCCACGGTCGTCGTCACGCTGGCGTGGACCGGGCTCGCCGCCCGGACACTCTCGCTGCTCTCGGCGCGATCAGCGTGGGAACGCATTGCGCACAGTGGCGAGGAGGCCCTCCGGGCCGTCGACCGGGCTCCGCTGTCGCCGGCGCAACGGCAGGCGCTCGAGCGGCATGAGGCCGAGTTGCGTGAGTCGGCGCAGTTGGCCCGACGGTTCGATTTTGTGGCGGGGCGTTCGATGCGCCTGGTGCTGGTGGGCGGATTGTTTGTGGTGGTGCTGGTGGCCATCGGGGCCTCGCGGGTGGCAGGACATCTCAGCCGACAGCTCAGCCGTCCGCTGGATGAGCTGGTCGGCTGGACAGGGCTGGTCCGCATGGGGCGGCCTATTCCGGAACAGACGGATCGCCGCGGCGCTCCGGAGTTCGAAGTACTCAGATCGGGGATGCGCACCATGGCCATGGAACTGGAAACCGGGAGACGCCGCGCGCTGGAAGCGGAGCGCGCCGAGGCATTCCGTGAGTCCGCCCGCCGCTTTGCGCACGAACTCAAGAACCCGCTGACCCCCATTCGGTTCGCCGTGGATCGGCTGCGACGCCAGGCTCCCGAAGAACTGCGTGACACCGTGGATGTCCTGGCCGAAGAAGCGGCACGCCTCGAGACCATGGCGCGCAGCTTTGCCCAGTTCGGTCGGTTGCCCGATGGCCCACCGGCTGAAATCGATGTATCGGAGCTGGTCACCCGGGTGGCACGGGCCGTGGTGCCTGAGCGACTCACGCTCGACCTGTCCTGTGGCGAGGAGTTGCCGCTGGTGGTCGGTTTCCACGAGTCGCTCGTGCGGGCGGTGACCAACATTCTCATCAACGCGGTCGATGCCACACCCGGCGCCGGTACCATTCAGGTCGCGGTGTACCGAGAGCCGTCCATGGTCGCGATCCGCATTGGCGATTCGGGCACCGGCATGACGCCGGAAGTGCTGCAACGCATCTTCGAACCGTACGTCACCACCAAGCCGGGTGGCACAGGTCTGGGCCTGGCGATCGCGCGGCAAACGATCGAAGCCCACCGCGGCACGGTGGTGGCATCGAGTATCGTCGGCCACGGCACGGTGATGCTCGTACGACTCCCGATTGGGACAGACACATCCGGCGGACCACGCTCGCCGATGTCGAACATAGGAGTGGGCACATGA